A genomic window from Candidatus Krumholzibacteriia bacterium includes:
- the lon gene encoding endopeptidase La, producing MKSRSTLEFEDTGIQAGSIPRELAILPINDAVVFPLMMVPLILRDPALLRLADEALAEHKIIGAFTQRNQETEHPGPEDIYSVGTAIHIQKMIRFPNGEMRLLAQGISRVRLAEVTQVVPYLKGRVEPLDEVDVENDVHKAYAQNVIRTFSRMVDESDTLADELKIIINNIKEGGRMADVIATNLNIELDRKQKLLEEIDSTERLKLLARYLADEMEVMKLGRKLQADVKKEMDREQREYYLRQQLKAIRRELGEDDDRTVEAEDLRTKIEAAQLSDVARDTAMKELDRLEKMSPGAAEYTVSKTYIDWILELPWVATTDDNLDITQAEKVLHEDHYDLERVKERILEFLSVKKLKQSMKGSIICFAGPPGVGKTSLGKSIARAMGRKFVRISLGGMRDEAEIRGHRRTYIGALPGRIIQGMRTAGSNNPVFMLDEIDKLGADFRGDPAAALLEVLDPAQNDSFEDHYLNIPFDLSKVLFIATANVLETIPRPLLDRMEIIEIPGYITIDKIEIAKKYLLPRQLDENGIPPKLLKVTDEGHRFIIRKYTREAGVRELERKLAGICRKVARRIASGNKRPVRISERTVANYLGQEEYRSEIARKKPAVGVVTGMAKTFDGGEILFIEAVKMRGSGHLRLTGQLGGVMRESAEAAMSFIASQYLPRAKDKEFFQKYDIHIHVPAGAVPKDGPSAGVAIAATIASLLFDKPARNDVAMTGEITLTGQVLAIGGLKDKVIAAHRAGIRTVLFPESNRRDVDEIPDIIKKDLNLVPLNRAAEAIDKTLIWD from the coding sequence GTGAAGTCTCGCAGCACGCTCGAGTTCGAAGATACGGGGATCCAGGCGGGGAGCATTCCCCGCGAACTGGCCATCCTGCCCATCAACGATGCGGTGGTCTTCCCGCTGATGATGGTCCCGCTGATTCTCCGCGATCCCGCATTGTTGCGCCTGGCCGACGAAGCCCTGGCCGAGCACAAGATCATCGGCGCGTTCACGCAGCGCAACCAGGAGACCGAACACCCCGGGCCCGAGGACATCTACTCGGTGGGCACGGCCATCCACATCCAGAAGATGATCCGTTTTCCCAACGGCGAAATGCGCCTGCTGGCGCAGGGGATCTCGCGGGTCAGGCTGGCCGAGGTGACACAGGTGGTTCCGTACCTCAAGGGGCGGGTGGAGCCGCTGGACGAGGTGGACGTCGAGAACGACGTGCACAAGGCGTACGCGCAGAACGTGATCCGGACCTTCTCGCGCATGGTGGACGAATCGGACACCCTCGCCGACGAGCTGAAGATCATCATCAACAACATCAAAGAGGGTGGGCGCATGGCGGACGTCATCGCCACCAACCTCAACATCGAGCTGGACCGCAAACAGAAACTCCTCGAGGAGATCGACAGCACGGAGCGTCTCAAGCTGCTGGCACGCTATCTCGCCGATGAAATGGAAGTGATGAAGCTGGGGCGCAAGCTGCAGGCGGACGTCAAGAAAGAGATGGATCGCGAGCAGCGCGAGTACTACCTGCGCCAGCAGTTGAAGGCCATCCGCCGCGAACTGGGCGAAGACGACGACCGCACCGTTGAAGCCGAGGACCTGCGCACCAAGATCGAGGCGGCACAGCTGTCCGACGTCGCGCGCGACACGGCCATGAAGGAGCTGGACCGCCTGGAGAAGATGTCGCCCGGGGCGGCGGAGTACACCGTCTCCAAGACGTACATCGACTGGATTTTGGAACTGCCCTGGGTTGCCACTACCGACGACAACCTCGACATCACGCAGGCGGAGAAGGTGCTCCACGAGGACCACTACGACCTGGAGCGGGTCAAGGAGCGCATCCTCGAGTTCCTGTCGGTGAAGAAGTTGAAGCAGTCCATGAAGGGCTCCATCATCTGTTTTGCGGGCCCGCCGGGGGTGGGGAAGACGTCGCTGGGCAAGTCCATTGCGCGCGCAATGGGACGCAAGTTCGTGCGCATTTCGCTGGGCGGCATGCGCGACGAGGCGGAGATCCGCGGTCACCGCCGCACCTACATCGGCGCGCTGCCCGGTCGCATCATCCAGGGCATGCGCACCGCGGGCAGCAACAACCCCGTGTTCATGCTGGACGAGATCGACAAGCTCGGCGCGGACTTCCGCGGCGACCCGGCCGCGGCGCTGCTCGAGGTGCTCGACCCCGCGCAGAACGACAGCTTCGAGGACCACTACCTGAACATCCCGTTCGATCTCTCAAAGGTGCTCTTCATCGCCACCGCCAACGTGCTGGAAACCATTCCGCGCCCGTTGCTGGACCGCATGGAGATCATCGAGATCCCCGGGTACATCACCATCGACAAGATTGAGATCGCGAAGAAGTATCTGCTGCCGCGGCAGCTGGACGAGAACGGCATCCCACCCAAGCTGCTCAAGGTCACCGACGAGGGACACCGTTTTATCATCCGCAAGTACACGCGCGAGGCGGGGGTGCGCGAACTGGAGCGCAAGCTGGCCGGCATCTGCCGCAAGGTGGCACGCCGCATCGCCAGCGGCAACAAGCGCCCGGTGCGCATCAGCGAGCGCACGGTGGCCAACTACCTGGGGCAGGAGGAGTACCGCAGCGAGATCGCGCGCAAGAAGCCGGCGGTGGGCGTGGTGACCGGGATGGCGAAGACGTTTGACGGCGGCGAGATCCTGTTCATCGAGGCGGTGAAGATGCGCGGCAGCGGGCACCTGCGACTCACCGGGCAGCTCGGGGGCGTGATGCGGGAGAGCGCGGAGGCGGCCATGTCGTTCATCGCGTCCCAGTACCTGCCGCGCGCCAAGGACAAGGAGTTCTTCCAGAAGTACGACATCCACATCCATGTCCCCGCCGGTGCCGTCCCCAAGGACGGACCCAGCGCGGGCGTGGCCATCGCCGCCACCATCGCCTCGCTCCTGTTCGACAAGCCTGCCCGGAATGATGTCGCCATGACGGGTGAGATCACCCTGACAGGCCAGGTTCTGGCCATCGGGGGGCTCAAGGACAAGGTGATCGCCGCCCACCGGGCCGGCATCCGCACCGTTCTTTTCCCGGAGTCCAACCGCCGGGATGTGGACGAAATTCCGGATATCATCAAGAAGGACTTGAACTTGGTGCCCCTGAACCGTGCGGCCGAGGCCATCGACAAGACCCTGATCTGGGACTGA
- a CDS encoding ABC transporter transmembrane domain-containing protein — protein sequence MNTYQRLLGYVRPYWKRLVLLSITVTMFASLSGVSLTLIPPFLRVILDKEPPAASAPSGEGLPLPAWMESARVDVKTAFEGWMYAGDANERLARFIIALISLMLVKNIFGYIQTYFTEYLEQRVLFRVRRDIYGHILDLPLSYFDRERAGHLISRVTNDVSMLHGAVIGVAASVMRNVLMTLLAVVIILTVSWRLTLLVVCIIPINVLLMDLVGRKLRGRSRRAQEGMADMTASLEETIGGVRLVKAFGTREQEEARFGRYSYRHMMQFIKMKLYAALSAPTSELLGTTSFAVVLWYGGHRVLAGGIPAENLVMFVAAMLFVITPLKNLSKLSTVVQQANASAQRVFDLLDVPGEPLDRGGREAVFERELRFEHVNFEYERGEPVLRDVSVSVARGEVVAIVGSSGAGKTTFVDLIPRFYQPSGGRITLDGVDTREVSLSSLRALMGIVTQDTILFNDTIANNIAYGSAGATREQIENAARTANAHDFITGFTHGYDTVVGDRGAQLSGGQKQRLAIARAILRDPQILIFDEATSALDSESERLVQDAMDRLLEGRTTFVIAHRLSTIRHADKILVLDRGCLTEHGTHVELLERRGVYHRLYQLQFGHATA from the coding sequence ATGAATACCTACCAACGCCTGCTCGGTTACGTGCGCCCGTACTGGAAGCGCCTGGTCCTGCTGTCGATCACGGTGACGATGTTCGCGTCCCTGAGCGGGGTGTCGCTCACGCTCATTCCGCCCTTCCTGCGCGTGATCCTCGACAAGGAACCGCCCGCGGCCAGCGCACCCAGCGGTGAGGGGCTGCCGCTGCCGGCGTGGATGGAGAGCGCGCGGGTGGATGTGAAGACCGCGTTCGAGGGATGGATGTACGCAGGGGATGCCAACGAGCGCCTGGCCCGCTTCATCATCGCACTCATCTCGCTCATGCTGGTGAAGAACATCTTTGGGTACATCCAGACCTACTTCACCGAGTACCTGGAGCAACGCGTCCTGTTCCGCGTGCGGCGTGACATCTACGGCCACATCCTGGATCTGCCGCTGTCGTATTTCGACCGCGAGCGCGCCGGTCATCTGATTTCGCGTGTCACCAACGACGTGTCCATGCTGCACGGCGCTGTGATCGGTGTCGCAGCCAGCGTGATGCGCAACGTGCTCATGACCCTGCTGGCGGTGGTTATCATTCTCACCGTCAGCTGGCGTCTCACCCTGCTGGTGGTGTGCATCATTCCCATTAACGTGCTGCTGATGGACCTGGTGGGGCGCAAGCTGCGCGGGCGCAGCCGGCGGGCACAGGAGGGCATGGCCGACATGACCGCGAGTCTCGAGGAGACCATCGGCGGCGTGCGCCTGGTCAAGGCCTTCGGGACGCGAGAGCAGGAGGAGGCGCGGTTCGGCCGCTACAGCTATCGCCACATGATGCAGTTCATCAAGATGAAGTTGTATGCGGCGCTCTCCGCGCCGACCTCGGAGTTGCTGGGCACCACCTCGTTCGCGGTGGTGCTCTGGTACGGCGGGCACCGGGTGCTGGCCGGCGGCATCCCCGCGGAGAACCTGGTGATGTTCGTGGCGGCCATGCTGTTCGTGATTACGCCGCTGAAGAACCTGAGCAAGCTCAGCACCGTCGTGCAACAGGCCAACGCGTCGGCGCAGCGCGTGTTCGACCTGCTGGATGTGCCCGGTGAACCTCTGGACCGCGGCGGCCGCGAGGCCGTGTTCGAGCGCGAGTTGCGTTTCGAGCACGTCAATTTCGAATACGAGCGCGGCGAGCCGGTGCTGCGCGACGTGAGCGTGAGCGTCGCGCGCGGGGAAGTGGTGGCCATCGTGGGATCGAGCGGTGCGGGCAAGACCACCTTCGTCGATCTCATCCCCCGTTTCTATCAGCCCAGCGGCGGGCGCATCACCCTGGATGGCGTGGACACGCGCGAGGTGTCGCTGTCGTCGCTGCGCGCGCTGATGGGGATCGTCACCCAGGATACCATTCTGTTCAACGATACCATCGCCAACAACATCGCCTACGGGAGCGCCGGCGCCACGCGCGAACAGATCGAGAACGCGGCGCGCACGGCCAACGCGCATGACTTCATCACCGGTTTCACCCACGGCTACGACACGGTGGTGGGTGATCGCGGCGCGCAGCTCTCCGGGGGACAGAAGCAGCGCCTCGCCATTGCGCGCGCCATTCTGCGCGATCCGCAGATCCTGATATTCGACGAGGCCACCAGTGCGCTCGACAGCGAGAGCGAACGCCTGGTGCAGGACGCCATGGACCGCCTGCTGGAAGGACGGACCACATTCGTCATCGCCCACCGGCTTTCCACCATCCGCCACGCGGATAAGATCCTGGTGCTGGATCGCGGCTGCCTTACCGAGCACGGAACCCACGTCGAACTGCTCGAACGCCGCGGTGTCTACCACCGCCTCTACCAGCTGCAGTTCGGCCACGCCACCGCATGA
- the waaF gene encoding lipopolysaccharide heptosyltransferase II: MTPSFSAPERRRRTAVIAPNWLGDAVMSLPAIAGLGADADVAVLCPRYTARVFWGAPGVAEVWVDGAAGRLSRIRERARALRAYGTSAALVLPPSLSSALGPWLAGVRTRVGFASDGRRPLLSEAPAVPPRTLHLSEAYRQLSWRLGAPPGGSGDPRLRVSAAEREAVAARLSHAGVGGDYVVVVPGAAFGPAKAWPWERYNDLCGRLARDVPVVVTGGSGDRGVCERVAGGRAGVVNLAGDTTLGEFFALVKGARALVANDSGAPHVSAALATPTVVLFGSTAPAWTAPRGGPVQVLQHAVHCNPCFRRRCPTQLECFNGIAVEDVEAGVRAFLARPAAGVTPRA, translated from the coding sequence ATGACGCCATCGTTCAGCGCACCGGAGCGACGCCGCCGGACGGCGGTAATCGCCCCCAACTGGCTGGGCGATGCGGTCATGTCGCTGCCGGCCATCGCCGGCCTGGGCGCGGACGCGGACGTCGCCGTGCTCTGTCCGCGCTACACGGCGCGCGTCTTCTGGGGCGCCCCGGGTGTGGCGGAGGTGTGGGTCGACGGCGCCGCCGGGCGTCTGAGTCGTATCCGGGAACGGGCGCGCGCGCTGCGCGCCTACGGCACGTCGGCGGCGCTGGTGCTGCCCCCGTCGCTGTCCAGCGCGCTGGGGCCCTGGCTGGCCGGCGTTCGAACGCGGGTTGGATTCGCCAGCGATGGGCGGCGCCCGCTCCTCTCCGAGGCGCCGGCCGTGCCGCCGCGCACCCTCCACTTGAGCGAGGCGTACCGGCAGCTGTCGTGGCGCCTCGGCGCACCACCCGGCGGCTCGGGGGATCCGCGCCTGCGGGTGTCGGCGGCGGAACGGGAGGCGGTGGCCGCACGGCTGTCGCACGCCGGCGTGGGGGGGGATTACGTGGTGGTGGTTCCGGGGGCCGCCTTCGGTCCCGCGAAGGCGTGGCCATGGGAGCGGTACAACGACCTGTGCGGACGTCTGGCGCGGGATGTTCCGGTGGTGGTCACCGGGGGGTCGGGCGACCGCGGCGTCTGCGAGCGGGTGGCGGGTGGCCGGGCCGGGGTGGTCAACCTGGCCGGAGACACCACCCTGGGAGAGTTCTTCGCGCTGGTGAAGGGCGCGCGTGCCCTGGTGGCAAACGACAGCGGGGCACCGCACGTCTCGGCCGCGCTCGCGACGCCGACGGTGGTGCTGTTCGGCTCAACGGCGCCCGCCTGGACGGCGCCGCGCGGCGGACCGGTGCAGGTGCTCCAGCACGCGGTGCACTGCAACCCCTGCTTCCGCCGCCGGTGTCCCACGCAACTCGAGTGCTTCAACGGGATTGCGGTGGAGGACGTGGAGGCGGGTGTGCGCGCCTTCCTGGCCCGGCCGGCCGCCGGCGTCACGCCGCGGGCCTGA
- a CDS encoding PfkB family carbohydrate kinase — translation MNRFLDILASFSGLRVGVVGDFLLDQYVLGTTARVSREAPIVVVDYQDTVYHPGGAANAAQNVTALAGAAVAVGVLGADREGDALQSLLAGRGVDTAHLMRPESAVTSTKLRILAGEMNAQKQQVARVDRSHHVTLDAAQRKRLHAAVAHAAQSCGALLLADYGLGVLDGETIELAIGACRSRAVPVVVDSRHRMRAFRGATVATPNEVEAIAALELADESALTDPAALRRAAAKTGIESVIVTRGSKGMVVCGADGVESVGIAGNTAATDVTGAGDTVSAVVALSLAAGATVGEAARMATFAASVVVMKRGTATASPEEVRAAIESGGAR, via the coding sequence ATGAACCGCTTCCTGGACATTCTTGCGTCCTTCTCCGGGCTCCGTGTGGGCGTGGTGGGGGACTTCCTTCTGGACCAGTACGTGCTGGGCACGACCGCGCGCGTCTCGCGCGAGGCGCCCATCGTGGTGGTGGACTACCAGGACACGGTGTACCACCCGGGTGGTGCCGCCAATGCGGCCCAGAACGTGACCGCGCTCGCGGGCGCGGCGGTGGCGGTGGGGGTGCTCGGGGCGGACCGCGAGGGCGACGCGCTGCAGTCCCTGCTGGCCGGCCGCGGGGTGGACACGGCGCACCTGATGCGGCCCGAGTCCGCGGTCACGTCGACCAAGCTGCGCATTCTGGCCGGAGAGATGAACGCACAGAAGCAACAGGTGGCCCGCGTGGACCGGTCACACCACGTGACACTGGACGCCGCACAGCGCAAGCGGCTGCACGCGGCGGTTGCGCACGCGGCGCAGTCCTGCGGCGCGTTGCTGCTCGCGGACTACGGGCTGGGTGTGCTGGACGGCGAAACCATCGAACTCGCCATCGGCGCGTGCCGGTCGCGCGCGGTTCCGGTGGTGGTGGACAGCCGCCATCGCATGCGGGCGTTCCGCGGGGCCACCGTGGCGACGCCCAACGAGGTGGAGGCGATCGCCGCGCTGGAACTCGCGGACGAGAGCGCACTCACCGATCCGGCGGCGCTGCGCCGGGCGGCGGCAAAGACCGGGATCGAGAGCGTAATCGTGACGCGTGGCAGCAAGGGAATGGTCGTGTGCGGTGCTGACGGTGTCGAAAGCGTCGGGATCGCGGGCAACACCGCGGCGACCGACGTGACCGGCGCGGGCGACACCGTGTCGGCGGTGGTGGCGCTTTCGCTGGCGGCGGGTGCGACGGTGGGGGAAGCCGCGCGCATGGCGACCTTCGCCGCCTCGGTGGTGGTGATGAAGCGCGGCACGGCTACGGCGTCTCCGGAGGAGGTGCGCGCCGCGATCGAATCCGGTGGGGCGCGATGA
- a CDS encoding adenylyltransferase/cytidyltransferase family protein, whose protein sequence is MKGGVVSVCGDIEAIRAVIAAAAAKRVVLANGCFDPLHVGHARYLADAAGHGDFLVVAVNDDTGTRRIKGEGRPVVPARDRAALVAALACVDAVLLFGDDTVERLLRGIRPAVHAKGTDYTAETVPEREIARELGIETVIAGDPKTHASREVVARVRAVSRNGPPGPAGE, encoded by the coding sequence ATGAAGGGCGGGGTGGTGTCGGTCTGTGGCGACATCGAGGCGATTCGCGCCGTGATCGCCGCCGCGGCGGCGAAGCGCGTCGTGCTGGCCAACGGCTGTTTCGACCCGCTGCACGTGGGGCATGCGCGCTACCTGGCCGACGCGGCGGGCCATGGTGATTTCCTGGTGGTGGCCGTCAATGACGACACGGGCACGCGGCGCATCAAGGGGGAGGGCCGCCCGGTGGTGCCGGCGCGGGACCGAGCGGCGCTCGTTGCCGCGCTGGCCTGCGTGGATGCGGTGCTGCTGTTCGGGGACGACACCGTGGAGCGATTGTTGCGCGGTATTCGACCCGCCGTGCACGCGAAGGGAACCGACTATACCGCCGAGACGGTTCCGGAGCGTGAGATTGCACGCGAACTCGGCATCGAGACCGTGATCGCGGGCGATCCCAAGACCCACGCATCGCGGGAGGTCGTGGCACGGGTGCGCGCCGTTTCGCGCAACGGGCCGCCGGGTCCCGCAGGCGAATGA
- a CDS encoding glycosyltransferase family 9 protein — protein MKPPRDRILVTRLNFLGDVVLSLPLVDALRDACPGAEIDYLTRRPGTELLAGDTRFAAVFEQRPGVLAALRLVRALRARRYRAVIDLYSNPRSAWLTWSTGAPLRVGGDRRGRRHLYTHPVSVPQSIRRVTDIFMQYGAPLGVTGSATLPSLSIRADERARADHTLERRGAVRRPLVGVHPGGKWSVKRWPTAGFVELIRTLSAQLGAEVIVFTGPGEVAATEAVRAEIGDEARYAPPMAVRELAAMLSRLDAMVACDGGVMHVSAAVGTPTVGVFGSSEPSVWFPYAGHGPYRAAFIDVPCRPCHRHECPLGHTRCLNDLSAAAVLAQVRDVLAWKRSGASA, from the coding sequence ATGAAGCCGCCGCGGGACCGCATCCTCGTCACGCGTCTCAACTTCCTCGGCGACGTCGTGCTGTCGCTGCCGCTGGTGGATGCGTTGCGCGACGCCTGTCCCGGCGCCGAAATAGACTACCTCACACGCCGCCCCGGCACGGAATTGCTCGCCGGCGATACCCGTTTTGCCGCGGTTTTTGAACAGCGCCCCGGCGTGCTCGCGGCGTTGCGCCTGGTGCGCGCGCTGCGCGCCCGCCGTTACCGTGCGGTGATCGACCTGTATTCCAACCCGCGCAGTGCGTGGCTCACGTGGAGCACGGGCGCACCACTGCGCGTGGGCGGCGATCGCCGCGGACGCCGCCATCTCTACACGCATCCGGTCAGCGTGCCGCAGTCGATCCGGCGTGTGACCGACATCTTCATGCAGTACGGTGCACCGCTGGGTGTCACCGGAAGCGCCACGCTGCCGTCACTTTCGATCCGCGCCGACGAACGTGCGCGCGCGGATCACACGCTTGAGCGCCGGGGGGCGGTTCGCCGGCCGCTGGTCGGCGTGCACCCCGGGGGGAAGTGGAGTGTCAAGCGCTGGCCGACGGCGGGGTTCGTGGAACTCATCCGCACGCTGAGCGCGCAGCTGGGTGCGGAGGTGATCGTGTTCACCGGGCCGGGGGAGGTGGCGGCCACCGAGGCGGTACGAGCGGAGATCGGAGACGAGGCCCGCTACGCGCCGCCGATGGCCGTGCGCGAGCTGGCCGCGATGCTCTCGCGTCTGGACGCCATGGTGGCGTGCGACGGGGGCGTGATGCACGTGTCGGCCGCGGTGGGAACGCCCACGGTGGGAGTCTTTGGCAGCAGCGAACCGTCGGTGTGGTTTCCGTACGCGGGGCACGGTCCGTACCGCGCGGCGTTCATCGACGTACCGTGCCGGCCGTGCCATCGGCACGAGTGCCCGCTGGGACACACCCGGTGCCTGAACGATCTCTCCGCTGCGGCGGTGCTGGCACAGGTGCGTGACGTGCTCGCGTGGAAGCGCAGCGGGGCGTCGGCATGA
- a CDS encoding glycosyltransferase family 9 protein — MSVREEWVVAIRLRQLGDVLAALDSVRALRQFAPQRRVAYVVDAPFDQVLKGLAYIDRVMVAPRRGGAPAWIPFVRQLRALHPVAAIDFHGSARSALISLMSGAPMRAGYDVRGRGLAYTVREPRGEFHDGVRIPHTPLVWGARLARHAGAAAAGSVPPALRVDEKSREQARTRLIEAGVDAAVIDGGRLVGLNPGRPVASKFWAPGRFADLARAIAGDGGQALVMWGPGEEALAQSIASQSGAVVSPSFALRDVTGALANLAALVSIDSGLKHLAVCARVPTVTVFGSTDPREWHMGGARDAYLWKGLSCSPCRRLSCPYGAPCMDLAVDDVMTVLRRTLEAAA; from the coding sequence ATGAGCGTTCGCGAGGAGTGGGTGGTGGCGATCCGCCTGCGTCAGCTCGGGGACGTGCTGGCGGCGCTCGACTCGGTGCGCGCGCTCAGGCAATTTGCACCGCAGCGCCGCGTGGCCTACGTGGTGGACGCGCCGTTCGACCAGGTGCTGAAGGGACTGGCGTATATCGACCGCGTGATGGTGGCGCCGCGGCGTGGCGGCGCGCCGGCGTGGATCCCATTCGTGCGCCAGTTGCGCGCGCTGCACCCGGTGGCGGCGATCGATTTTCACGGCAGCGCCCGTTCGGCGCTGATCTCGCTGATGTCGGGTGCGCCGATGCGCGCCGGGTACGACGTGCGCGGCCGCGGTCTCGCCTACACCGTTCGTGAGCCGCGGGGAGAGTTTCATGACGGCGTGCGCATTCCGCACACCCCGCTGGTGTGGGGCGCGCGCCTGGCGCGTCACGCCGGGGCCGCCGCCGCCGGCAGCGTGCCGCCGGCGTTGCGGGTGGACGAGAAGAGCCGTGAGCAGGCGCGCACCCGGTTGATCGAGGCGGGTGTGGACGCCGCGGTGATCGACGGCGGCCGGCTGGTGGGGTTGAACCCGGGCCGACCGGTTGCGTCCAAGTTCTGGGCGCCCGGGCGCTTCGCGGATCTCGCGCGTGCCATCGCGGGCGACGGTGGCCAGGCGCTGGTGATGTGGGGGCCGGGCGAAGAAGCGCTGGCGCAGAGCATTGCGTCGCAGTCGGGCGCGGTGGTGTCGCCGTCGTTTGCGCTGCGCGACGTCACCGGCGCGCTGGCCAACCTGGCCGCACTGGTGAGCATCGATTCCGGATTGAAGCATCTCGCGGTATGCGCGCGCGTTCCAACCGTCACCGTGTTTGGATCCACCGATCCGCGCGAATGGCACATGGGCGGCGCGCGAGACGCGTACTTGTGGAAGGGACTGTCGTGCTCACCGTGTCGGCGCCTGTCGTGTCCATACGGTGCGCCCTGCATGGACCTTGCCGTGGATGACGTGATGACCGTGCTGCGCAGGACGCTGGAGGCGGCGGCATGA
- a CDS encoding glycosyltransferase, translating to MSWLRVLMVDSERSWRGGQEQVRLLMKGLVAEGAAVTLAAPPEGALFERAAALDVDRIAWNGRATGLGALRRAMASGRFDIVHSHASRAHGAVSAARVGLAARPPHVVSRRVDFPVGKGLPGRWKYRRGADAYIAISRQVREVLISGGVPPASIDVVPSGIDLDKFARGREATAVRAEFGLDGATRVVGNIAALAPHKSQSDLLRAAGHVLATRDDVRFFVVGEGALRADLERLAGSLGIAGRVVFTGFRPDALDLLRMFDVFVMSSYLEGLGTSIMDAQAVGIPVVATRTGGIPEIVEDGESGLLVPPRSPDLLAAAILRMLDDETLREACIRGGRERSHGYDYRNTVYKTLDVYRRLCHANHPPGEKDAIR from the coding sequence ATGAGTTGGCTACGCGTGCTGATGGTGGATTCGGAACGCTCCTGGCGTGGCGGGCAGGAGCAGGTGCGCCTGCTCATGAAGGGGCTGGTGGCCGAGGGCGCGGCGGTGACGCTGGCGGCGCCGCCCGAGGGTGCGTTGTTCGAGCGCGCCGCAGCGCTCGATGTGGATCGCATCGCCTGGAACGGCCGTGCCACGGGCCTGGGTGCGCTGCGCCGCGCCATGGCGTCGGGGCGCTTCGACATCGTCCACTCGCACGCGTCGCGTGCGCACGGCGCCGTGTCGGCCGCGCGCGTGGGGCTCGCGGCGCGGCCGCCGCACGTGGTCAGCCGCCGGGTGGATTTTCCGGTGGGCAAGGGGTTGCCCGGGCGCTGGAAGTACCGCCGCGGCGCGGACGCGTACATCGCCATCTCACGCCAGGTGCGCGAGGTGTTGATCTCCGGCGGCGTGCCGCCCGCGTCGATCGACGTGGTTCCCAGCGGTATCGATCTGGACAAGTTCGCCCGCGGCCGCGAGGCGACGGCGGTGCGCGCCGAGTTCGGTCTCGACGGTGCCACGCGCGTGGTGGGCAACATCGCCGCGCTCGCGCCGCACAAGTCACAGTCGGACCTGCTGCGTGCGGCGGGACACGTGCTTGCCACGCGCGACGATGTTCGCTTCTTCGTGGTCGGGGAGGGGGCCCTGCGCGCGGACCTTGAGCGGCTCGCGGGGAGCCTGGGCATCGCTGGCCGGGTGGTGTTCACCGGGTTCCGGCCCGACGCGCTGGATCTGTTGCGAATGTTCGATGTGTTCGTGATGAGTTCCTACCTGGAAGGGCTGGGAACTTCGATCATGGACGCCCAGGCGGTGGGAATCCCGGTGGTGGCCACGCGCACCGGTGGCATTCCCGAGATCGTCGAGGACGGCGAGAGCGGGCTCCTGGTTCCGCCCCGTTCCCCGGACTTGCTTGCGGCCGCGATTCTGCGCATGCTTGACGATGAAACCCTGCGTGAGGCGTGCATCCGGGGCGGTCGCGAACGATCGCACGGATACGACTACCGCAACACGGTGTACAAGACCCTGGACGTCTATCGCCGCCTCTGTCACGCGAATCACCCCCCTGGAGAAAAGGACGCCATCCGATGA
- a CDS encoding DUF3108 domain-containing protein has protein sequence MKHAAMFLCLLIPAVFATLRPAAGDGVAAPVDSSYTFYDSLYADELPPDSTIILAPSHVGFGAGEKLVFSVQYGLITAGEATLEVRNVATIRGRPAYRIVSDARTNEFFSKFYEVRDRYESFVDTTELYSLHYEKHVREGKFKRDESVEFDQIGHKAIYKDKTVPIPPMAQDVLSALYYVRTLPLEVGQSIAIANHIDGKNYPLVVKVHRRERVKVDAGEFDCLVVEPILRGPGVFTQKGRLTVWLTDDAVRMPVLMKSKVVIGHVAAILKSYQIAPGKGGR, from the coding sequence ATGAAGCACGCTGCGATGTTCCTGTGCCTGCTGATTCCAGCCGTCTTTGCAACGTTGCGTCCTGCTGCCGGGGACGGTGTCGCAGCCCCCGTGGATTCCAGCTATACCTTCTATGATTCGTTGTACGCGGACGAACTGCCGCCGGACAGCACCATCATCCTGGCGCCGTCCCACGTGGGTTTTGGCGCCGGTGAGAAGCTGGTGTTCTCGGTGCAGTACGGTCTGATTACCGCAGGCGAGGCGACACTGGAGGTGCGCAACGTGGCGACCATCCGCGGTCGTCCCGCCTATCGAATCGTATCGGACGCCCGCACCAACGAGTTCTTTTCCAAGTTCTACGAGGTGCGCGATCGCTACGAGTCATTCGTGGACACCACCGAGTTGTACAGCCTTCACTATGAGAAACATGTCCGCGAGGGAAAGTTCAAACGCGATGAATCCGTGGAATTCGACCAGATCGGACACAAGGCCATTTACAAGGACAAGACCGTGCCCATCCCGCCGATGGCGCAGGATGTCCTCTCGGCGCTTTACTACGTTCGCACCCTGCCGCTGGAGGTGGGGCAGTCGATCGCCATCGCTAATCACATCGATGGCAAGAACTACCCCCTGGTGGTGAAGGTGCACCGGCGCGAGCGCGTCAAGGTGGACGCGGGCGAGTTCGACTGCCTGGTGGTGGAGCCGATCCTGCGCGGCCCCGGTGTTTTCACCCAGAAGGGGCGTCTCACCGTGTGGCTGACCGACGATGCCGTGCGCATGCCCGTGCTCATGAAGAGCAAGGTGGTCATCGGGCACGTGGCGGCGATTCTGAAGTCCTACCAGATCGCGCCCGGAAAGGGCGGGCGGTAG